GTGTCCCCGTGTCATGCGGCCAGAAGAGTCAAAAAAGTGCTGACTGCGCTCGCCTGGTCCCCCGTCCTCCTCCTTTTCATACTGGCGGTTTTCCTGCGGCGCAGCGCCCTGTTCCTGGCTGTGGCCGGGTGCCTCTGGACCGGCGTCCTGGCAATTACCGTATTTCGAACACCCCTGTCGGGTGTGCTGACATCGGCCCTGTGGGGGGTGCAGGTGACCTTGCCCCTTCTCCTGGTGGTTTACGGCGGGATACTCCTGGCCTCGGTTCTCATCGAGTCGGGAGCCCTGACCCGCCTTGCCGCCTGGTTCACCGGGGCCGCCCGGGACGAGTGGGAGAAGGTCACCCTGCTCTCCATGGGCAT
Above is a window of bacterium DNA encoding:
- a CDS encoding L-lactate permease, encoding MLTALAWSPVLLLFILAVFLRRSALFLAVAGCLWTGVLAITVFRTPLSGVLTSALWGVQVTLPLLLVVYGGILLASVLIESGALTRLAAWFTGAARDEWEKVTLLSMG